AATACAGCTGAAGTCCATCTTGCTCATGAACATAGATATgcataggagaaaaaaaagactaaaagaaaatacatcaaaGAATGTACAGTGGTTGTCTTTGGGTAGGGGGATTATGaatgcttttgatatttttttttccctttgtgtttttaagcttttctagaaaacaaaaatttttgttattgggaaaattattttaaaagaaatataggtCTGAGGGAAAACGGAAGAAGACATAATGGATAGGAAGTCCTATCGCACTTCAGGTGAGAGCTGAAGTGCTAAGGACCTTTAGGGTGAATAAGAAGTTTCTTTGAGTTAAGGGCTCCTCGACTTCCTACATCGACAGGGTCCCCACCCTTCCTGGTAGACGTTACCCTCCCAGTCTCAAACCCCATCAGCTTGCACACCAGGTCCCTGTTCTGCTGAAGTGTGTAAGGTGGCTGCCAGAACTCTGAGCCACACAACTAAAAGGTCTGGATGGAGAACCAGAGGAAGAAAATCAATCCGGTCTCCTTTTGCCTGTTAATTTCTGCAATAAAGCTGTCAGAATTTACTGCCACATCCCTCAACTTACAGAGAAGGGAGATtctgaaaaatattcagaaagaaaGGGATGTTAAATGGAAGTAATGACTTCCTCCACTCCCTGGTTATTTCAAGAAGTACAGCATTTTATATATTTCGTCTGTGTCCAGCCCACTGCGTGAATTGTTCAATTTTAGTGAATATAAAAATTCCATCCAAGGGCTTTCTTAGTTCCACTGCCAAAAGAAGTTCCCCAATCCTACTTCCCATTAGATGTCAAGTTCTTCCATCATGAGTCCTAGGTTCCTCTGGGTTTCCAAGAGCCTAAACCCTGCAGTGGGAgtgggctgggtgggtgggtggaggcagCTGCCGGCTCCTGATTGGCTCTCGGCTCAGAGTGGAGTCCGTGGTGGAAATCACTATTTCCAAGTTCACTGGTGACGGGGCAAGGGTGGCAGATGCTCAGTGGTTtggtttaaaaatgttaatgttcACAAATCTGAATTCCTGTTTGGGACCAAGCCCTTCTTGGTCATCCTTTGTCCCAGTCTTCTGGAATGTTccgtttcatttattcatctccTTTCCACCAAAGGGAAGTTCACAGAGAAATCTCAAGCCCCAGAGGTGATTTGGTCTGGAGCACCTGGAGCTCCCTCAGCCCCACGTGGCTACCATTCCATCTGCGTCACGCATCATAATCTGGCCAGGACACCCAAGCTGCCTCCTCCCCAGCTGGCATGCCAGGCAGGTCACTCTTGTTGGGTCCTGGGTCAGCCTCCAGGGGCCTGAGTCAGAACCCAGCAGAGAGTTCATGCTCCCCAGTGGAGGGGGACATGGAGCTGACCCTCTCCAGCCTCTCCGTGGAGAGGAAGGGGAGCCATTTAGCCAGGCGAATGGCCACCAGCTGATGGAACAACTGCCGTAGATACTTACGGAACCTTTCACCAACAAAGACGTAGATCACGGGGTTGATGCAACAGTGTGTGTGGGCGATCACCTCCGTCACTTGTATGGCCAGATCCAACTGTCTGCTCTGCTCACACTCATGGGTGAACAGGGAGTCTtggaaagcagaaacaaacacagtcAGATTGTACGGGgtccaaaagagaaagaagatgatCATGATGACAAAAATCAGACGCACAGCTTTGGACTTCTTCTCATTTGGTCGTCTGAGCAGAATCTTTATAATCCCCGTGTAGCAGACGACCATGACCAACAGAGGCAACACCAGCCCCACGATGTTCAGTTTCAGAGCCTGGAACTGCTTCCACTTTCTTAGGCTTTCAGGAGGAAAATGAAGACTGCAGGTGTAGTGAGTGAATTCCCACTGGGTCTTGGAAAAGTACAAGCCCGGGACAGAAGCCAAGATGGCCAGGACCCAGATGACAATGCTGGTGATGATACCAAAGGTGACGGTCCGAGCCCTCAGGGCAAACACAGCATGGACAATGGCCAGGTACCTGTCGATGGTCAGCAGGACGATGAAGAAGATCTCGCTGTACAAGCCCATGAAATAGAGCCCAGAGAGCAACTTACACATGTGATCACCAAAAACCCAGTTATCCTTCAGCTTGTAGTCAATCCAGAAGGGCAGCGTGAAGAGGAAGATCAGGTCAGACATGGCCAGGTTGAGGAGGTAGATGCTGGTCATGCTTCTGAGCCTCTTGTATTGCATGAGGACCAGGACCACTAGGATGTTGCCTATCAGGCCAATGACAAATACCACTGAGTACAAGGGGGGCAGCAGCTGGGCCCCAAAGGCCCTCTCCTGTACCTTCTGGCATGGGGTTGTGTCCCCATAGTTGTATTCTGTGGTCATGTCATAGTCCTTTGGGGCGGTGGAAGTTTCCATCCTGGCTTCTCCCACGGGTCAAGGCAAATGCTTTCCGTGTTTACTTTGCTATTAAAGGCAGTGGGCTCTGGATAACAAGAACAAGGCAGTGATTATATGTCTTTAACCACTTGGCAACTGTTTACCGAGTGCCTACTGTGTATCATGCCCTGCTGAGCAAGGGAGACCCAGGTCCTCTCCGCCCTCATGCAACTGGTAGTCTAACACATTAATAAACAAGGCATATACACATCACTCATTGCTTTGGCAATGGGTGTTGTGAAGGAAAAGTCTGGTGGATGGAGAACGCAGACAAAGGGAGGCCTCACCACACTATTCATGACCAATGCTTCCCCAGTGCTTCCGATGGACTGGGCCCTGGACTTAGTGTTAAACAACCTTTGAGGGGGTACCATTATCGTTCCCCATTTTAGAGGTGATGACACACAAACTGGGAGTAGTTAGGACACAAAGGTGGTGAGAACAAGAGCTGGAGCTCAAACACAGGTGTGTACCACTCTCAGGCCCATTCCTGAAACCACCTGGCTCTCCTGCccccaatcacaagcattgactCTGTACCATGGTGTCCCCAGAGGGATGCTGGGAAGGAAAATAGTCAAGGCTGAGAGTCAAAAACTTACAAACGGATCTTTATGGCTTTTGGGCCTAAAAAGATTCTCAGCCAGGGGTGATACAGTGTCCTGGGGGCACATGaaaatgtgtactttttttttttttggtcgtcaCAAAGACTGGGGTACACTACTGTCATTTGGTAGGCAGGGCTAAGGATGTTCTCTAATGTAAAAAATTACCCTACACCAAACACCAAGAGTGCAGCCATAGAGAAATCCTAGAAGGTCAACCCATCCCTcagcagatgaggacactgagggcaCCAGAGTGGGCCCAGCCTGGCCCACGTCACACGGTCTTCTGAGGTTACCCAGGTAACATTGTAGACCTCCAGTGACAGCCGTGAGGAGGATTCAAGGAAAGCACAGGCTAGGAGGAGTGGGGTGACATGGTATGGAGAAGAGGGGGCTTTGGGGGAAGAAAGGCTCAGAACAGCCTCAAGCCAGGAAGTATCACACAGTGACCAGAAAGAGGCTGGAATTCTCCTAAAATaagtttttagatatttttaaccAGGGTtgcctcaaaacaaaacaaacaaaaaaccactagATAGCTTGCCTTTGTAGAGCTTCCCCAGACCCTGTTTTTAGCACTCCTTTCCAATCACTTATTGAAAACGCCTCCACAAAGGGAGCACAGGCTTTGGTGTAACCTAccggctctgtgaccttggataagttaacctacctctctgagcctccgtttctcatctgtaatgtgGGAAAGTAAGCCTTACCTTGCAGGGCTACTCTAAGGCAATGTCTGAGCCATCCCCTGGCAATTATCGtgccctcagtaaatattaggGGACCTCCTTCCCTGAAGGGGTCCCGTTCTGAGGCCCGGCACCACGAGGAATGTCCCAGGCTTCAATCCTATTCTGGCCAATGTACCCCACTCCCTACCAGGTCTCTCTGTAGTTAATCTGGAAGATGAATCCTGCTTGACAGTGATGGACACTGACAGTCCCTTCCATCTGCGCTACGCTTTGAAATTTCCAAAATGCGGCCATCAATCTAAATTGATTTGACCTAAACACCAATCAGTAAGGTGAGTGGAACCTACATCATAATTCCCATCTTGACGCTGGAGTCTCCAGTGCTCTTCCTTCTACAGTGCTTAATGAATGTTTCCTGCTCACAAAATTCACATTTCTGCAGTCGCATTCGGAGATTAAGGCacatggggctgggggtggggggggggcgggttgtTGGGCACCCTGGCTGGGGGACTGTCATTTCCCATCAAATCCATCCCTATGGCTCACTCCACCATCTCCAAACTTGCATATCCCGGTCAAGCCTCTTTCTGGAGAAACCTAAGCTGCCAGTCACTAAACAAGCTGTGTTGGCAATTTCTGATTTTTGCTGCCACTGCCAGCGCTGACAGCTCCGCTTGGCAGTCAGCACTTGTGGGTGGGCGGGCGGCCAGGTTTACAGTGTTAGCAGCAGGCAGCACAGTGAGCAAGGGGTGCAAGGCTGAGCCCGTGAGCCCAGTTTCTGGGGAATTTTGGCAAAGGTGAAGGCAAACTGAGGCAGCACTGCCAGGTGCCATTTGAACAGAAAGTCACCTTCATACCACTCCCCACCTCCAACTCCATTCACTATTCCCCCAACTTGTCAGGCACCAGGCAACAGCTCCAGAGTATGTTGCTCCTAAAGGGACATGGGCTGCGGTAAGGCCTTGGAGGAGAGACCAAAGGAGCATGTTGCCATGCCATGTGCCAGTCCTGCTGCAGTCTGCTACAAAAGTCTGCCCCAGGTCACTGCACTAGTGCTCAGCTGCAGCCCTGGAGCCTGGAAATTTCCAGTGCCAGCATCCTTTAACCTCGGAGTTGGGGAAGTCTCTGAAAAGACAAAGGGCAGTCTGTGATGGTAGAAGACACCCTGGCCTGGTGGCGTGCAGGAGGTGCCTTACACTAATTCATAAGAGCCAGCAGTGTGTAcctcttcccaactctgcattcagCATGTTGGTAGCTTGGAGTCAACCAGAATGGGAATATTTACACATGGAAATCAGGAAACACTAGATATCAGGGCACTTTTTTAGGAGAGTCAgctattaaacatttaccagcacatcaaCGCCCTGCAGTCTGAATAGCCTAGAGTTGTCCTGTGAGCCAGCTAAAGGGTCAGTGAGTGGCACACAGCCTGGGGGCAGGCTATGCAAACTTCTGGGAATTTCTAATTCTGAAAATCTGGGACCCTCCAGATTTAAAGGAGGAAAGGTTGAAGTAAATACCTCCAAGTAGCCCCCATGTCCCTGTATTTTCAGAACCAAATTCTCACCTGCCTCTTTGTTAGACCAGAATGGATGCCTCCCAGGAGGTCACCTGGCCAGCTCCCTGCCTTCCCGTAGGTGAAATCCTACCTCCTCCAAAGACATCCCACAGTCCTGATCTTGAGGATCCTTGGGTTTAGTCTTCTTAAGAAATTGTCTCAGTATCAAATCGTCCTTGCATCTGCAAAGTTTTTCTAATTTATACTTCCCTTTTGTTACAATTTCTTCTTACCCAACGTTTGGGTTTTGTTTACGTGGGGAAATTTGGCAACTGTCAGTGTCTTGAATAGCTTTCCCGAGAAAGTGCCTCCTGTCCCTTAATACTGGGCTGACTTTCTTAATTAGTGACTAGCAACCAATCATACAAGAAAGCATCCTGTttttagcaaaaacaaaaaccccccaaaaacaaaaagaacagctTATTTTACATCTGAGCACCCAGTCTTATAAATCCTTCCATCCTCAGTATTGCTATACAATTCACTGCCTTACAGGTGCATGGGTGGGTTACTTAGACATTTGCCTGGCCTTCGAAGAATTCCCCACCTTTGAGGAGACAGCCAGGTAAACAAGTCATCTCCTGCAATGGGAGAAGGACTACAGTCCAACCTGGCCACATGCAAACAACACTGCCCTCAACAGTGACTGATGAACAGAAAAGACAAGTGCCACTTACACTGGTTTCAGGGGATTGTGTCCACGAAGCATTTGTTTCTGGAGCTTTTAGAGTCTTGACGAATTCAAGGTCAAGGTCCTGACTGAGTCAGAAGTTCTCAGCTTCCTGTGTGATGATGGAGATAGAACTTGGGGTCTCAGTCTTTCAGAACAACAAGAAGGGGACAACGTTCTTCTTCTTGTACCACTGGGTGTCCATGAATGGCCACAACACCCACTGGTGGCCAGTTCCTGAAGGCCAAATGCACTCTGAGGTATTTTTCTGCTCACTCAGCTTCACTTCTCCTTTGGGCTCTCTGCCTTAAGGGGATTGGGTGGAGTTGAGCAGGGTGAGGTGGGTGGCCATGAGGTGTTCCCAGAACTTGTGAAGCAACAGAAGGCTGGGAATGTGTATGGTGCGGGGGCAGGGCACAGAGTTCCTGCCCTCActaagcagtctttttttttttaaggttgcaATAGAAGGATTTAAACAGGAACCCTGGGTCCTGTTCCTCAAAACGATCTGGCTCATTCAGcctgagagaggcaggaggccGCTTCTCTTTGGCACCCTTACGTGCCTGTGCCAGTGACTGCTCCCTAGTCTCTGCCCCACAAGCCCCACAGAGCGGTTTTACCACGAGGAGCCTCCAGCCTGGAGTGAATACAGGTCTGCTGGTTGGGTTTCGGCTGTCCCTTTCTGATGCTGGGTTCCTGGTTTACGCAGTGGCCCAAGCTCTCTGCTTGAGACGTGGACGGATCACTATGTCTTTTGAAGCCCTGCATACCACTCCATCAAAGAAGAACACTGAATACTTATGCTCAGAGGAGGATGCATTAGGTCAGCTTGTACATGAAAAGTGTCACAGAGTGCCTGGCACCAGGAAAAATGGCTGATGGATGAGGTTCATTAGGATTCTCCCCACAGTTACCAACTCCTGCTGCCACTGTGCTTGTGCCCCTCTGggtttccatttccttctctgtaaaatgggggtgctCGAACCTTCCTCACAGGACTGCTGCAAAAATGCCCATTTCAGAAATCACAAATGTGAATGTGTTTTGAAAATGTCACTTGTCCCTCAaggctcagttccctcatctgtaaaatgaagacttCAGATGAGGTGACAGTGGGCCCTTCAGTACAATATTCCATGAGTCTTCTGGGGTTGGGTCTTCCTTCTTCGGCAGCCCATCTTCGAGAGATGGAGGAAGCAGGAGGCAGAAAGTAAGTAGACTGACAGACAGCTATGGGTGAGCCTGGAACCTGCCGCCTGATGCAAAAACCAGGGCGTGAGGGGAGCACCAGTGATGGGCCTCACATATCAGACAGTCCTGCATTCATATCCCAGGTCCACCTTTTACTGACTTTGGgcgtgttatttatttattctcttgagtatctccttcctcttctgtaaaacaaaGCTAATAATACTTACTTCAcagagaggattaaatgaagacatacacacacacacacacacacacacacacacacacacatctgaatGCATGATTCGGTGTGCTGCTCAAGACATTAAAAATGCCTGTCTTACTTTAGAATCTCTCAGGTTCGAACCCTGATGCAGATTCCAGTAATGTGCCTGCAGGGGATCCCAGGAAACACTGCAGGGGAGGGGAAAGTGGGACGGGGAAGGGAAGGAGCCGATGAAGAGGGTGTCATAGAGCCAGTGCCGCTGTGAGCCAGGAGCTTGGTCCTACTGGGGAACTTAGGACACCCCTCAGAGTCATCCCAATTTTGGGGCGGCCGGaggggtgaggaaactgagcatGTGTCCATCATATCTCTACCCACTCACTGCTGGTTGAGGGCTGCTTCTTGGGGTATTCTGAATTCCAGTCTGCCTGCATGTTGGTCAAGCTCACTCCACAAGCAGGGGGCCTCGTATTTTCAGGAAACAGCCTACAGCGTGTAGAGGTGCATGTTGAGATGTGTGGCCAGGGACACTGAATGGTGCCCAGGAAATTCCGATGCGTGCCAGCTAGTGTCAGCACAGCTAaacacccagcccctgccccactgCAGGACTCTGCTGAATTGATCATCTCTCAGCCCTGCCCCCAACGGTAGTCAATGGGAGGTCTGCATCTGCCTATTTGTAGTACTTTGCTGCCAGATGAGTTTCCAGACAACACAGGTTTGCGAGGCCTGCCTCTTCCGTGGTCAAGTCTAAGGAAAGAGACATGGTCAGTCCTTGACTGGCCTTTCAGCTCTGTGCTAGGCTTCTGTAGGACCCATGCCACAGAGAGGACATGTGGGCAAATATActtgttcatttaacaaatattgataGAGTACCcacgatgtgccaggcactctgttaGGTGTTACAGATATAGCGGTGACCAAGAGAGGCAGATGCCATTCTTCGAGAGATCACAGACAATTAAGCAAGTCACTACAGTAAGGCCTGGGAAGTACCCAGGGCCAAGGAAGGGAGCACCTGGGTGGCGGGAGAGGGTGAGGGAGCCCTCCAGAGCAGAGGTTCTCAAGGTGAGGACCCTGGACCAACAGCATCAGCACCTCCGAGAACCTGCTAGTGATGCAAATTCTGCGCTCCCATCCtggacccactgaatcagaaattctgtgtTTTAACACACCCTCCACATAAATGTTTGGGAACCATGGATCTGGATTTCTGCCAGGCCTTTGGCTCAAAGTTTTATATGATCTCTCTCTAGGAGAGCTTGGCTGGACCTGATGTGACCTGGGAAGACTTCTTTTGCTTTCAGCTAGAGGCCAAAACAAGAGGCTGCTCAGTGGCCcattctgtttcctcttcctgacACCCACACCCAGGGCACCTATGGCCTTTCGAGGGTGAGAGGCAAACTTCTTaatgcaaacatacacacacacggagattggttcaagatggtggagtagaaggacatgctctcactccctctttcgagaacaccggaatcacaactaactgctgagcaatcatcgacaggaagacactggaactcaccaaaatagacaccccacatgcaaagacaaaggagaagccgcaatgagacggtaggaggggtgttatcacaataaaatcaaatcccataactgctgggtgggtgactcacaaactggagaacacttataccacagaagtccacccactggagtgaaggttctgagccataCGTCAGGctccccaacctgggggtctggcaacgggaggaggaattcctagagaatcagactttgaaggctaatgggatttgactgcaggacgtCAGCAGGacctggggaaacagagactgcactcttggagggcacacacaaactagtgtgcacatcgggacccaggggaaggagcagtgaccccataggagaatgaaccagacctacctgctagtgttggagggtctcctgcagaggcggggggcagctgtggctcaacaagggacaaggacactggcagcagaagttctgggaagtactccttggcgtgagccctcccagagtctgccattagcccgaccaaagagcccgggtaggctccagtgttgcgtcacctcaggccaaacaaccaacagggaaggaacccagccccatccaacagcagacaagtggattaaagttttactgagctctgcccaccagagcaacagccagctctacccaccaccagtccctcccatcaggaaacttccactagcctcttagatagcctcatccaccagagggcagacagcagaaacaagatgaactacaatcctgcagcctgtggaacaaaaaccacattcacagaaagatagacaagatgaaaaggcagagggctatgtaccagatgaaggaacaagataaaaccccagaaaaacaacttactgaagtggagataggaaacctgccagaaaaagaattcagaataatgatagtgaagatgatccaggacctcggaaaaggaacggaggcaaagatcgagaagatgcaagaaatgtttaacaaagacctagaagaattaaagaacaaacaaacagagatgaccaatacaataactgaaatgaaaactacactagaaggaatcaatagcagaataactgaggcagaagaacggataagtgacctggaagacagaatggtggaattcactgctgcggaacagaataaagaaaaaagaatgaaaagaaatgaagacagcctacgaga
This genomic interval from Balaenoptera ricei isolate mBalRic1 chromosome 11, mBalRic1.hap2, whole genome shotgun sequence contains the following:
- the CCR1 gene encoding C-C chemokine receptor type 1 → METSTAPKDYDMTTEYNYGDTTPCQKVQERAFGAQLLPPLYSVVFVIGLIGNILVVLVLMQYKRLRSMTSIYLLNLAMSDLIFLFTLPFWIDYKLKDNWVFGDHMCKLLSGLYFMGLYSEIFFIVLLTIDRYLAIVHAVFALRARTVTFGIITSIVIWVLAILASVPGLYFSKTQWEFTHYTCSLHFPPESLRKWKQFQALKLNIVGLVLPLLVMVVCYTGIIKILLRRPNEKKSKAVRLIFVIMIIFFLFWTPYNLTVFVSAFQDSLFTHECEQSRQLDLAIQVTEVIAHTHCCINPVIYVFVGERFRKYLRQLFHQLVAIRLAKWLPFLSTERLERVSSMSPSTGEHELSAGF